A window from Nitrospira sp. ND1 encodes these proteins:
- a CDS encoding citrate/2-methylcitrate synthase, with the protein MNQAIQEQPGTKTTERPLYSPGLEGVIAGESALCQVDEGEAGLRYRGYAIGDLAKWSRFEEVAYLLLIGHLPTRSELDSFSTLLRGHRVLPDPVQRFIDSLQPGLHPMDVLRTGISLLGLSDPDAQDGSHEANLRKSMRLLSQIPLLIAHSYRVMSGILPPRQDESRDFAQHLLHLVAGHKDGETGTAMAQALNVSLILYAEHEFNASTFAARVTASTLTDLHGAITAAVATLKGPLHGGANEAVASMLIEIGSPERAETWVREALAQKRRVMGFGHRVLRQGDARSAIIQRHAERLSHLCGDHSWYDIASTLHRIMREEKGLHPNLDFYTAVAYLLMGIPRELSTPLFVCSRITGWCAHVMEQQEHNRLIRPRALYTGPAPRTYEPLDRRP; encoded by the coding sequence ATGAACCAGGCGATACAAGAACAGCCCGGAACGAAAACCACGGAGCGCCCCCTCTATAGCCCCGGACTTGAAGGGGTGATCGCGGGAGAATCGGCCCTCTGTCAGGTGGATGAAGGAGAGGCAGGACTTCGTTATCGGGGGTATGCCATCGGCGATCTAGCAAAATGGAGCCGCTTTGAGGAAGTCGCCTATTTGCTGCTGATCGGTCATCTCCCCACCCGGAGCGAACTGGATAGTTTTTCCACACTGCTGAGAGGCCATCGAGTCCTCCCTGACCCGGTGCAACGTTTTATAGACAGCCTGCAGCCGGGCCTGCACCCGATGGACGTGTTACGAACCGGCATTTCCCTGCTGGGGCTCAGCGATCCTGACGCGCAGGATGGATCGCATGAGGCCAATCTCCGCAAATCCATGCGACTGCTGAGCCAGATCCCGCTGCTGATCGCGCATAGTTATCGAGTCATGTCCGGAATACTCCCGCCGAGACAGGACGAGAGTCGAGATTTTGCGCAGCACCTGCTGCACCTGGTGGCAGGCCACAAGGACGGTGAAACCGGCACGGCCATGGCCCAGGCGCTGAACGTGTCGCTCATCCTGTACGCGGAGCATGAATTTAACGCCTCCACGTTTGCCGCTCGCGTCACCGCCTCAACCCTCACCGATCTGCATGGCGCGATCACGGCGGCCGTTGCGACGTTGAAAGGACCGCTCCATGGAGGCGCCAACGAAGCGGTGGCGTCGATGCTCATCGAAATCGGCAGCCCTGAGCGAGCCGAGACCTGGGTGCGAGAGGCGCTCGCGCAGAAACGGCGAGTGATGGGATTCGGGCATCGCGTGCTTCGGCAAGGCGACGCACGATCAGCCATCATCCAGCGCCACGCCGAACGGCTCAGCCACCTCTGCGGCGACCACAGTTGGTACGACATCGCCTCCACCCTCCACCGCATCATGCGGGAGGAAAAAGGACTCCACCCCAATCTCGACTTCTATACGGCCGTGGCCTACCTGTTGATGGGCATCCCGCGTGAACTGTCCACACCGTTGTTCGTCTGTTCCCGCATCACCGGCTGGTGCGCACATGTAATGGAGCAGCAGGAACATAACCGGCTGATCAGACCACGAGCCCTCTACACAGGGCCGGCACCGAGGACCTATGAGCCTCTTGACCGACGTCCATGA
- a CDS encoding oxaloacetate decarboxylase, with translation MRNHSTPSKAQRLRELLAGRTVAIPGACNALTAMQIERAGFEIVYVSGAAISAAHGMPDIGLISLTDMTREASAIARSVALPTIVDADTGYGPPSVVREAVQEFERAGLAGMQIEDQEEAKKCGHLSGKRLIPTADMVAKITAAVEAKCDRDFVLVARTDARAVDGLQAAIQRGVAYANAGADALFPEALLSANEFHTFALEMNRAGVHLPLIANMTEFGKTPYLSVDEFETLGYRGVLFPVSTLRVAALAVEKLLRELRFFGSQRAWLDHMMTRQELYSLLRYEHGQNQTGRPYEPGDTRTARNENHGAPPL, from the coding sequence ATGCGTAACCACTCCACGCCGTCAAAAGCACAACGCCTGCGTGAGCTGCTGGCCGGCAGGACAGTGGCCATCCCCGGCGCCTGTAATGCCCTGACGGCCATGCAGATCGAGCGCGCCGGATTCGAGATCGTGTATGTGTCGGGAGCCGCCATCTCGGCGGCCCATGGCATGCCCGATATCGGATTGATCAGCTTGACGGACATGACGAGGGAAGCCTCGGCGATTGCCCGGTCGGTGGCGCTTCCCACCATCGTCGATGCGGACACCGGCTATGGGCCGCCTTCGGTTGTGCGGGAGGCCGTTCAGGAATTTGAGCGGGCCGGATTGGCAGGCATGCAGATCGAAGATCAGGAAGAGGCGAAAAAATGCGGCCATCTGTCAGGGAAGCGACTGATTCCAACGGCTGACATGGTTGCCAAAATCACCGCAGCCGTGGAGGCGAAATGCGATCGGGATTTCGTCCTTGTGGCGCGCACGGACGCACGGGCGGTCGATGGGCTGCAGGCTGCCATTCAGCGAGGCGTTGCCTATGCCAACGCAGGCGCCGACGCGCTCTTCCCCGAGGCCCTGCTCTCCGCGAACGAATTCCACACCTTTGCGTTGGAAATGAACCGGGCAGGCGTCCACCTGCCCTTGATCGCCAACATGACGGAGTTCGGCAAGACACCTTACTTGAGCGTGGACGAATTCGAGACGTTGGGATATCGCGGCGTGTTATTTCCCGTCAGCACGCTCCGGGTCGCAGCCCTTGCTGTTGAGAAGCTGCTGCGAGAACTCAGATTCTTCGGCTCTCAACGGGCTTGGCTCGATCACATGATGACGCGACAGGAGCTCTATAGTCTGCTTCGATACGAGCATGGGCAGAACCAGACAGGGAGGCCCTATGAACCAGGCGATACAAGAACAGCCCGGAACGAAAACCACGGAGCGCCCCCTCTATAG
- a CDS encoding MmgE/PrpD family protein has translation MLADRLASYTQALCYDDLPGDVVHEVKRRILDSAACAFGAWKATPCRIARHVAQSAKVPGGATIWGTSHKTLPDLAAFANGALVRYLDFNDTYLSKEPAHPSDNLAAILAAGEIAHASGKRVIQAIALAYEIQCRLCDAAALRSRGWDHVTYGSISSALGAAKTLKLTEAQTTQAINLAAVANVALRQTRVGEMSMWKACAFSNAARNGLFAAILAQRGMTGPAPIFEGEKGFMKLVSGPFELSRLGGERAPDDTLASFKILDSYIKHFPVEYHAQTAVEAALALRAEVIKAEGADAIQRLSEIEIGSYDVAIEIIGRDPEKWHPTTRETADHSFPYCVAVALLDGRVTLHSFDPHRLRDAALHELMKKVRVVPQPEFAGRYPGAMPTRLTLRTTTGTVYMRHVDVPLGHPGNPMSDQDVEDKLRRLASRRIGLAQVEKLIGFVWTLEREKDIATLMPLLRVPHRDA, from the coding sequence ATGCTGGCGGATCGTCTTGCGAGTTATACCCAGGCCCTTTGTTACGACGACCTGCCCGGCGACGTGGTCCATGAGGTCAAGCGACGGATTCTCGACAGCGCCGCCTGTGCCTTCGGCGCCTGGAAGGCAACCCCCTGCCGGATCGCGCGTCACGTGGCACAATCCGCCAAAGTTCCCGGTGGTGCGACAATCTGGGGGACGTCCCACAAGACCCTGCCGGACCTGGCCGCCTTCGCCAACGGCGCGTTGGTTCGCTACCTCGACTTCAACGATACCTATCTCTCAAAAGAGCCGGCCCATCCTTCGGACAACCTTGCCGCAATCCTCGCCGCCGGCGAAATAGCCCATGCTTCGGGCAAGCGGGTCATCCAGGCCATCGCCTTGGCCTATGAAATCCAATGCCGTCTCTGCGACGCCGCCGCGTTACGCTCCCGTGGATGGGACCATGTGACCTATGGATCGATCTCCTCCGCGCTCGGCGCCGCCAAAACGCTGAAACTCACGGAGGCGCAGACCACGCAGGCCATCAACCTGGCCGCCGTGGCGAACGTGGCACTCCGGCAAACCAGAGTCGGTGAAATGTCCATGTGGAAAGCCTGTGCGTTCTCGAATGCCGCACGCAACGGCCTATTCGCGGCCATCCTGGCCCAACGAGGCATGACAGGCCCCGCCCCCATCTTTGAAGGCGAAAAGGGCTTCATGAAGCTGGTGTCCGGACCATTCGAGCTGTCGAGACTGGGTGGAGAGCGGGCTCCCGACGACACCCTGGCTTCGTTCAAGATTCTCGATTCCTACATCAAACATTTCCCGGTGGAATACCATGCCCAGACTGCGGTCGAAGCGGCGCTGGCCCTGCGAGCGGAGGTGATCAAGGCGGAGGGGGCCGATGCAATCCAGCGTCTGAGCGAGATTGAAATCGGCAGTTACGATGTCGCGATCGAAATTATCGGGCGCGATCCGGAGAAGTGGCACCCGACGACGCGCGAAACGGCCGATCACAGCTTCCCCTATTGTGTCGCGGTGGCGTTGCTGGATGGTCGCGTCACGTTGCATTCATTCGACCCTCACCGGCTACGAGATGCTGCGCTGCACGAGCTCATGAAGAAGGTGCGTGTCGTCCCGCAGCCGGAATTCGCGGGCCGTTACCCGGGAGCGATGCCGACCCGCCTCACGCTGAGGACGACGACGGGAACGGTGTACATGAGGCATGTGGACGTCCCCCTGGGCCATCCCGGCAATCCCATGTCGGACCAGGATGTGGAGGACAAACTGCGCCGGCTCGCATCGAGACGAATCGGTCTCGCGCAGGTCGAGAAGCTCATCGGTTTCGTGTGGACATTGGAACGAGAAAAAGACATCGCCACACTGATGCCTCTGTTGAGGGTGCCCCATCGTGATGCGTAA
- the meaB gene encoding methylmalonyl Co-A mutase-associated GTPase MeaB encodes MARQVLAGGVRAVARVITWIENQEPVGAVVLKRLTPPEKRAMVIGITGYPGTGKSTLIDQLIAAYRRLGKTVGVLAVDISSPLTGGAVLGDRIRMQRHADDAGVYIRSMATRGQSGGLARATRDALQVLEAAAYDVILIETVGVGQSDIEVVSVAGTVIALVAPGLGDDVQAMKAGLLEVADIVVVNKGDREGADTAVRDLREWCPHVLRTVAVKGEGIPELIAMIAEQQRLQDLAHTPG; translated from the coding sequence ATGGCCAGGCAAGTGCTGGCCGGTGGGGTCCGGGCTGTGGCACGCGTGATCACCTGGATTGAGAACCAGGAGCCGGTTGGAGCCGTCGTGTTGAAACGCCTGACGCCACCGGAGAAGCGCGCCATGGTAATCGGCATCACGGGTTATCCCGGCACGGGGAAGAGCACGTTGATCGATCAACTCATCGCCGCCTACCGCCGCCTCGGCAAAACGGTCGGCGTCCTGGCCGTGGATATCAGCAGCCCTCTTACCGGCGGGGCGGTGCTGGGTGACCGGATCAGGATGCAGCGGCACGCGGACGATGCGGGGGTCTACATACGCAGCATGGCAACCCGCGGTCAGTCCGGTGGGCTCGCGCGGGCGACTCGCGATGCGCTGCAAGTCCTGGAAGCGGCCGCGTATGACGTGATCCTGATCGAAACGGTCGGCGTCGGCCAGAGCGACATCGAGGTCGTCTCTGTGGCGGGAACCGTCATTGCCCTGGTCGCGCCGGGATTGGGCGACGACGTGCAAGCCATGAAGGCAGGGTTACTGGAGGTCGCGGATATCGTGGTCGTCAACAAAGGGGATCGTGAAGGCGCCGATACTGCAGTACGCGATCTACGCGAGTGGTGTCCGCACGTGCTGCGCACCGTGGCCGTCAAGGGGGAGGGCATTCCGGAGCTGATCGCCATGATCGCCGAACAGCAACGGCTCCAGGATCTCGCACACACACCGGGCTGA
- a CDS encoding hydroxymethylglutaryl-CoA lyase: MLQAGLHNLRQASVRITEVSPRDGLQHESEFVPTLRKISLINALSRTGVAEIEASSFVSPAAIPQLADSDEVLRAIDRIPGVTYSALVPNERGLERARAAGVDKIAVFTAASNSFTRHNIKATVQESLVRFRPIVAAAKRDGLAVRAYLSTVVFCPYEGRIAPAQVRDVMERLLDLAVDDISLGETIGKASPTDIRRLLDTVLPHVEPARLSLHFHDTYGMAVANALTAWWDYGITAFDASAGGLGGCPYAPGASGNVATEDLVFALKASGANVPVDELLVAACAQQLGDAVRHPLNSRLSQLHHREKPQPAWRE, from the coding sequence ATGTTGCAAGCCGGCCTACATAACTTGCGGCAAGCCTCCGTCCGGATTACCGAGGTGTCTCCGCGCGACGGTCTGCAACACGAATCGGAATTCGTGCCGACCCTGCGCAAAATCTCGTTGATCAATGCCCTGTCACGAACCGGCGTGGCTGAGATTGAAGCGAGCTCCTTCGTGTCACCCGCGGCCATCCCGCAGCTTGCGGATTCCGATGAGGTCCTCCGCGCCATCGACCGCATCCCGGGTGTCACCTATTCGGCCCTCGTTCCGAACGAACGCGGCCTCGAACGGGCGCGGGCGGCAGGCGTCGACAAGATCGCCGTCTTCACGGCTGCCTCGAACAGCTTTACCCGCCATAACATCAAAGCGACCGTGCAGGAGTCACTCGTGCGCTTCAGACCGATTGTGGCGGCAGCGAAACGAGACGGCTTGGCGGTGAGAGCCTACCTGTCCACGGTCGTGTTCTGTCCCTATGAAGGCCGTATTGCACCCGCGCAGGTGCGGGACGTGATGGAACGGCTGCTCGACCTCGCGGTCGACGACATCTCGTTGGGCGAAACGATCGGCAAGGCTTCGCCCACGGACATACGGAGATTGCTCGATACGGTGCTGCCGCATGTCGAGCCGGCTCGCCTCTCGCTTCATTTCCATGACACCTATGGCATGGCCGTCGCCAACGCTCTCACGGCCTGGTGGGATTATGGAATCACGGCGTTCGATGCTTCGGCCGGAGGCCTCGGCGGCTGTCCCTACGCCCCAGGCGCATCCGGAAATGTCGCGACGGAAGATCTGGTCTTCGCGCTGAAGGCCTCCGGCGCCAACGTGCCGGTGGATGAACTGCTGGTTGCCGCCTGTGCGCAACAACTCGGTGACGCCGTGCGGCATCCGCTGAACTCACGGCTTTCGCAACTCCATCATCGTGAAAAGCCACAGCCTGCGTGGCGGGAATGA
- a CDS encoding enoyl-CoA hydratase-related protein, protein MRRYTTLAMESRGDIRCITLDRPERRNAFDSRMISELTQAFDESAQEPSLRGILLSSAGPVFCAGADIQWMQSTSPVSDAQATDDAHRLTRMYRAIDESPCPVIARVQGPAFGGGLGLMAVCDIVVAAEDAMFSLSEARLGLIPAVIAPFLLRKAGESFLRRYALTGETFTTSVAHRFGLVHDVVSQHDLDDRITEVIDAIRQLAPRATRATKGLILRIRPLPDQERGVTCAEANANARAASEAIEGLRAFTEKRPPQWAKEQQPAREIAKEHHVASRPT, encoded by the coding sequence ATGCGTCGATATACGACCTTGGCGATGGAATCACGCGGCGACATCCGCTGCATCACGCTCGATAGGCCTGAACGGCGCAACGCCTTCGACAGCCGGATGATAAGTGAACTGACTCAGGCATTCGACGAATCGGCTCAGGAGCCGTCCCTGAGAGGAATACTGCTATCCAGCGCCGGACCGGTTTTTTGCGCCGGGGCCGATATACAATGGATGCAATCCACGTCTCCGGTCTCGGATGCCCAGGCAACAGATGACGCCCACCGCCTTACCCGCATGTATCGCGCCATCGACGAATCTCCCTGTCCGGTCATCGCCCGGGTGCAAGGGCCTGCCTTCGGAGGCGGGCTCGGATTAATGGCGGTCTGCGATATCGTCGTCGCGGCGGAAGATGCGATGTTTTCGCTCAGCGAGGCCAGGCTCGGTTTGATTCCGGCGGTCATCGCACCCTTTCTCCTGCGCAAGGCAGGCGAATCGTTTCTTCGACGGTATGCGCTGACCGGCGAAACATTCACCACATCGGTGGCTCATCGATTCGGCCTCGTGCATGACGTCGTATCTCAACACGATCTAGACGATCGCATCACGGAAGTCATTGACGCCATCAGGCAGCTGGCTCCCCGCGCAACCAGGGCAACAAAAGGGTTGATCCTGAGGATACGCCCGTTGCCCGATCAAGAGCGCGGGGTGACCTGCGCAGAGGCCAACGCAAACGCTCGTGCTGCTTCCGAAGCGATTGAAGGGCTCCGCGCCTTTACGGAGAAGCGGCCACCACAGTGGGCCAAGGAACAGCAGCCAGCACGGGAGATAGCGAAGGAACACCATGTTGCAAGCCGGCCTACATAA
- a CDS encoding carboxyl transferase domain-containing protein — protein sequence MRVLKTTVNKTSEDFRRAQAQYESLIADLKKHLAIVQAGGPADAVALHKKRGKMTARERIAALLDRGSPWIELSPLAAFGLYDNQVPAAGLITGIGSVSGRFCVIAANDATVKGGTYFPMTIKKHLRAQEIALENRLPAIYLVDSGGIFLPMQAEVFADKDHFGRIFFNQARMSAAGIAQIAVVMGMCTAGGAYVPAMCDENVIVQGTGTIYLAGPPLVKAATGEDVTSEELGGADLHTRLSGVSDHLAQDDHDALDICRSIIATLGRRPPRLRREKIDEPLYPAEELYGIIPANPRQKWEVREVIARLVDGSRFHEFKAGYGATLVCGFAHWMGHLVGIVANNGVLLSESALKGAHFVQLCAQRRIPLVFLQNITGFMVGKDYETRGIIKDGAKMVQAVATAEVPKFTILIGASHGAGNYAMCGRGYGPRFLFTWPNARTSVMGAQQAAQVLVTVKQQQRAREQGRLSDEEQRRITETTRQQYEQEGSPYFSSARLWDDGILDPVETRKVLGLCLDLAASVPARETHVPVFRM from the coding sequence ATGCGCGTCCTGAAGACCACTGTGAATAAGACATCGGAAGACTTTCGTCGTGCCCAGGCACAGTACGAAAGCCTGATAGCCGATTTGAAGAAGCACCTGGCCATCGTGCAAGCGGGCGGACCGGCCGATGCAGTGGCGCTCCACAAGAAACGCGGAAAGATGACGGCCCGCGAGCGCATTGCCGCCCTGCTCGATCGAGGCTCTCCCTGGATCGAACTCAGCCCCCTCGCCGCCTTCGGCTTGTATGACAATCAGGTCCCGGCCGCAGGGCTGATCACCGGCATCGGCTCCGTGTCGGGACGATTCTGTGTCATTGCGGCCAACGATGCGACGGTCAAAGGGGGAACCTACTTCCCCATGACCATCAAGAAACATTTGCGGGCGCAAGAGATCGCCTTGGAGAACCGGCTGCCGGCGATTTATCTCGTCGATTCCGGCGGCATCTTTCTGCCCATGCAGGCTGAGGTCTTTGCCGACAAAGACCATTTCGGACGGATCTTCTTCAATCAGGCGCGGATGTCCGCAGCCGGTATCGCCCAGATTGCCGTGGTCATGGGCATGTGCACGGCCGGCGGGGCCTACGTGCCGGCCATGTGCGACGAAAACGTGATCGTCCAGGGAACCGGCACGATTTACCTGGCAGGACCGCCGCTGGTCAAAGCCGCAACCGGCGAAGACGTCACCAGTGAAGAGCTCGGGGGGGCCGATCTCCACACCCGCCTATCCGGTGTCAGCGATCATCTGGCGCAGGATGACCATGATGCGTTGGACATCTGCCGATCGATCATTGCCACACTCGGGCGACGGCCTCCGAGACTTCGTCGAGAAAAAATCGATGAGCCCTTGTACCCGGCCGAAGAACTCTACGGAATCATTCCTGCGAATCCGCGTCAGAAATGGGAGGTCCGGGAGGTGATTGCGCGGCTCGTGGACGGCAGTCGCTTCCATGAATTCAAAGCAGGGTACGGTGCCACGCTGGTCTGTGGTTTCGCCCACTGGATGGGTCACCTCGTGGGGATCGTCGCCAACAACGGGGTGCTGCTCTCGGAGTCCGCGCTGAAAGGCGCGCACTTTGTCCAGCTCTGCGCGCAACGGCGTATTCCACTGGTGTTTCTGCAAAACATCACCGGGTTTATGGTCGGAAAAGATTATGAGACGAGAGGCATCATTAAGGACGGCGCCAAGATGGTGCAGGCCGTCGCGACCGCCGAGGTCCCTAAGTTCACGATCCTGATCGGCGCCTCACACGGAGCCGGCAACTATGCCATGTGCGGGCGTGGCTATGGCCCTCGATTCCTCTTCACCTGGCCCAACGCACGAACCTCGGTGATGGGCGCGCAACAGGCCGCGCAGGTTCTTGTCACCGTCAAGCAACAGCAGCGCGCGCGTGAACAGGGACGGCTGTCGGATGAAGAACAGCGGCGAATCACGGAGACCACCCGGCAGCAATATGAGCAGGAAGGCAGTCCCTATTTCAGCAGCGCGCGACTCTGGGACGACGGCATTCTGGATCCCGTGGAGACGCGAAAAGTCCTGGGCCTCTGTCTGGATCTGGCCGCGTCCGTTCCGGCCAGAGAAACCCATGTGCCGGTGTTTCGTATGTGA
- a CDS encoding cobalamin B12-binding domain-containing protein, with product MAIATTPIRVLIGKVGLDGHDRGVKLVVRALRDAGVEIIYTGLHQTPEQIVTTAIQEDVQAIGLSIHSGAHNSLFPRVLQLLKEQGAGDVTLFGGGIIPDDDVPRLKAAGVQMLFRPATPMHDIVDFVKGLRVER from the coding sequence ATGGCAATAGCGACGACACCCATTCGAGTGTTGATTGGCAAAGTGGGATTGGACGGACATGACCGGGGGGTCAAACTCGTCGTCCGGGCGTTGCGCGATGCCGGAGTGGAGATCATTTACACCGGGCTCCACCAGACGCCGGAGCAGATCGTGACCACCGCCATTCAGGAGGACGTGCAGGCCATCGGTCTCAGTATCCATTCCGGCGCCCACAACTCGCTTTTTCCCCGCGTGCTGCAGTTGCTGAAAGAGCAGGGCGCGGGAGACGTCACGCTGTTCGGCGGAGGCATTATCCCCGATGACGACGTACCGCGACTGAAGGCCGCCGGTGTGCAGATGTTATTTCGCCCGGCCACGCCGATGCATGACATCGTCGATTTCGTGAAGGGACTTCGAGTCGAGCGTTGA
- a CDS encoding MBL fold metallo-hydrolase, which produces MKLGAFDIYAVTDGRFRLDGGAMFGVVPKALWQKCCPADELNRIPLHLNCLLIQAHGKNVLVDTGLGDKEDAKFHSMFAVERMPSLRDSLQRHGLTHDDIHLVINTHLHFDHAGGNTVANGNGLLQSAFPKATYYVQQGEYDDAVAANERTRASYRRNNFSPVAQLNQWEFLRGDTELLPGITTMVTAGHTPFHQSVKVESEGRIAFFLGDLIPTVSHLPLPYIMGYDLDPMQTLDTKRWVLDRAFAEDWLLIFEHDPLIQAGHLRRDTEGRYVLEEVNVWQ; this is translated from the coding sequence ATGAAACTCGGAGCCTTTGACATCTATGCAGTGACCGACGGCCGGTTCCGGCTGGATGGTGGCGCCATGTTCGGGGTGGTGCCGAAGGCGCTCTGGCAGAAATGCTGCCCGGCGGATGAGCTGAATCGTATTCCGCTCCACTTGAACTGTCTGTTGATCCAGGCTCACGGCAAGAACGTCCTGGTGGATACTGGTCTCGGCGATAAGGAGGATGCCAAGTTCCACTCCATGTTTGCAGTGGAGCGGATGCCGTCCCTGCGCGACTCGCTGCAGCGCCATGGCCTCACCCACGACGACATTCATCTGGTCATCAACACCCATCTGCACTTCGACCATGCCGGGGGCAATACGGTCGCGAACGGGAACGGCCTGCTGCAGTCAGCCTTTCCCAAGGCCACCTACTATGTGCAACAGGGCGAGTACGACGATGCCGTTGCGGCGAATGAACGGACCAGGGCCAGTTACCGGCGGAACAATTTCTCACCGGTCGCGCAACTCAATCAGTGGGAGTTCCTCCGCGGCGATACGGAACTGCTGCCGGGCATCACCACGATGGTGACGGCCGGTCATACGCCCTTTCATCAGAGTGTCAAAGTCGAGTCGGAAGGCCGGATTGCCTTCTTTCTGGGCGATCTTATTCCGACGGTCTCGCATCTGCCCCTCCCCTACATCATGGGGTACGACCTCGACCCCATGCAGACGCTCGACACCAAGCGCTGGGTGCTGGATCGAGCGTTCGCGGAGGACTGGTTGCTGATATTTGAACACGATCCCCTGATCCAGGCCGGTCATCTCAGGAGGGATACGGAAGGACGATATGTGCTGGAAGAGGTGAACGTATGGCAATAG
- a CDS encoding methylmalonyl-CoA mutase codes for MNERKSRFSSLSGLDIERVYSSDHLKGWNVERDLGQPGSFPYTRGIYPSMYRSRLWTMRQFAGFGSADDTNRRFKYLLAQGQTGLSVAFDLPTLMGLDADDPMARGEVGHCGVAISSLADMERLFDGIPLDQVTTSMTINGPAAVLFAMYLAVAEKRGIPFDRLGGTIQNDILKEYIAQKEWLFPPEPHIAIIVDTIAYCAAHVPKWHPISISGYHIREAGSTAVQELAFTLYDGLTYVDAAVKSGLDVDAFAPQLSFFFNVHNDFFEEIAKFRAARRLWAREMEHRYHPKNPRSLQLRCHAQTAGCSLTAQQPMNNAVRTTLQALAAVLGGTQSLHTNSMDETLALPTEEAVTLALRTQQVIASESETVNCVDPLGGSYFVESLTNRLEEGARDYFRTLDRMGGMVAAIESGFPQREILDASQRYQKEIEHKERPIVGVTDYVEQEARSIPILKIGPEVEQEHVARLSDLRKSRDPFKMTGSLEELQETAACHQNLLPALIDAVKAKATLGEICAALKEVYGTYREPVVL; via the coding sequence ATGAACGAGCGGAAATCTCGCTTCTCCTCCCTCTCTGGATTAGACATCGAACGGGTCTACAGCTCTGACCATCTGAAGGGTTGGAACGTCGAGCGGGATCTCGGCCAACCGGGCTCATTCCCCTACACCCGCGGCATCTACCCGAGCATGTACCGCAGCCGCCTCTGGACCATGCGGCAATTCGCCGGTTTCGGCTCCGCGGACGATACGAATCGGCGCTTCAAGTATCTCCTGGCACAGGGCCAGACCGGCCTCAGTGTCGCCTTCGACCTGCCGACGCTCATGGGCCTTGATGCCGATGATCCGATGGCACGGGGCGAAGTGGGTCACTGCGGTGTGGCCATCTCCTCACTCGCCGACATGGAACGGCTGTTCGACGGCATCCCGCTCGACCAGGTCACCACCTCGATGACGATCAACGGACCGGCCGCAGTACTCTTTGCCATGTATCTGGCCGTGGCAGAAAAACGCGGCATCCCGTTCGACCGACTCGGCGGCACGATTCAAAACGATATTCTGAAAGAATATATCGCGCAAAAGGAGTGGCTCTTCCCGCCCGAACCGCACATCGCGATCATCGTCGATACAATCGCCTACTGTGCCGCTCATGTCCCCAAGTGGCATCCGATCAGCATCAGCGGGTACCACATCCGGGAGGCAGGCTCGACAGCCGTTCAAGAACTCGCGTTCACACTGTACGACGGACTTACCTATGTGGATGCGGCCGTGAAGTCCGGCCTCGACGTGGATGCCTTCGCGCCGCAACTCTCTTTCTTCTTCAACGTGCACAATGACTTCTTCGAAGAGATTGCCAAGTTCCGGGCCGCCCGGCGCTTGTGGGCGCGTGAAATGGAGCACCGTTACCACCCGAAGAATCCCCGCTCCCTCCAACTCCGCTGTCACGCCCAGACGGCCGGCTGCTCCCTGACCGCCCAACAACCGATGAACAACGCGGTGCGCACCACCCTACAGGCCCTGGCTGCGGTGCTCGGCGGAACCCAATCGCTGCACACCAACTCGATGGATGAAACCCTGGCTCTGCCCACAGAAGAAGCGGTGACGCTGGCCTTGCGGACACAACAGGTCATCGCCTCCGAGAGTGAAACCGTCAACTGCGTCGATCCGTTGGGCGGCTCCTACTTTGTCGAATCGCTGACGAACCGATTGGAAGAAGGAGCGCGGGACTATTTCCGAACATTAGATCGGATGGGTGGAATGGTGGCCGCGATCGAAAGCGGATTTCCGCAGCGGGAAATCCTCGATGCCTCGCAACGGTATCAGAAAGAAATTGAACACAAGGAGCGGCCCATCGTCGGCGTCACCGATTATGTGGAACAGGAAGCACGCTCCATCCCTATTTTGAAGATCGGACCGGAAGTGGAACAGGAACACGTCGCGCGCTTGTCCGATCTCAGAAAATCGCGTGATCCCTTCAAGATGACCGGCTCATTAGAGGAGTTACAGGAAACGGCCGCCTGCCACCAGAACCTCCTGCCCGCTCTGATTGATGCCGTGAAGGCGAAAGCGACATTGGGAGAGATCTGTGCCGCATTGAAGGAAGTCTATGGAACCTATCGAGAGCCGGTGGTGTTATGA